From Sphingobacteriales bacterium:
CGTCCTGCCGGTAACTCCAGTATTCGGTAATCACTGTCATACTGCTGGTAATAATGGCTGTGATTAAAGTTGTACCGATAATCAGCATGATGACCCACGATAGGTTAATCAGTCCGGTAACAGAAGCAGGGATAATGAAAAGGACGGTAACAACTTTCATCAAAGGCGACATCAGTTCAAAGAAAAAATAATAAGGCATGGCAAACATTCCGGTGGCTTTATACGAAGGCTCAAACAACATTTTTAAATGAAAAAAAAGTGATTCTGCCAGTCCTGTGTGCCACCTGACGCGTTGCTTGTAAAGGTTTCTGCCATTATCAGGAACTTCAGTCCAGCATACCGGCTGAGGCAGGAAAACCGCTTTTGCTTTCTGCCTGTTTTCATGTTTAAACCTCCAGAGCCTGACCACCACCTCCATATCTTCACACAATGTTTTTTTATGTTTTCCGATGGTTTGAACCAGATATGGGTGGTCGTTTTTCTGTGAAAGGTATCCTCCGGCAGCCAGTAAATCGCTTTTTCTGAATACGGAAAATGCTCCGGACATCACCAGCAAAGCATTCATTTTCCCCAGCCCGATACGGGAAATAAGGAAAGACTTGATGTATTCCGTAATTTGCCACAAAACCCATAAATTGGAAGGCATTTTCAGGCTTTTAACCCTATTGTTTTCAATGACCACACCATTGGCAGCCGCCAGTTGCCCTCCGGCCACAAATGTTTCTTCCCGCTGCTCAAATTGTTTCATAACATGATGCAGGGCATTTTTGTCGAGTATCGAATCAGCATCAATCGTACAGATGAAATCTTTCACCGAATAATTGATCCCTGCATTTATGGCATCTGCTTTTCCTCCGTTTTCTTTGTCAATGAATTTCAGGTTTGTGCCTTCTTTCAGGTAAAGTTG
This genomic window contains:
- a CDS encoding glycosyltransferase family 2 protein, with product MYILRIIEKLLIIYYLSYFAIDILLYLIFIISISSSKKRKSERENIPELSVSIIVPAYNEEVSIVNCIEMLRNLDYPDYEIIVVNDGSSDRTMEILLETYQPQKLEILSGTDFIKTSEIRQLYLKEGTNLKFIDKENGGKADAINAGINYSVKDFICTIDADSILDKNALHHVMKQFEQREETFVAGGQLAAANGVVIENNRVKSLKMPSNLWVLWQITEYIKSFLISRIGLGKMNALLVMSGAFSVFRKSDLLAAGGYLSQKNDHPYLVQTIGKHKKTLCEDMEVVVRLWRFKHENRQKAKAVFLPQPVCWTEVPDNGRNLYKQRVRWHTGLAESLFFHLKMLFEPSYKATGMFAMPYYFFFELMSPLMKVVTVLFIIPASVTGLINLSWVIMLIIGTTLITAIITSSMTVITEYWSYRQDEANRSALRYRSFREWLLLILSSIMSDFSYSFFRSFAQLHGLVNFALKKSSWNKFERKGIKRV